A section of the Mesobacillus jeotgali genome encodes:
- a CDS encoding DUF4395 domain-containing protein, with translation MTNELRSIPQPLVRTNQWFIVISVITAWFTGFEWILSVPLAAGLSGLMFGYNPVMRAARHFLKKDPSKYIPEDWEQQQFNQKIAVICLAGGLVSFAAGYTAIGYFFTIMVALAAFIAILGFCIGCFIRFQWTKYRAGKRTSTT, from the coding sequence TTGACTAATGAATTACGCTCGATTCCTCAGCCGTTGGTTAGGACAAATCAGTGGTTCATTGTTATTAGTGTGATTACTGCCTGGTTCACAGGTTTTGAATGGATATTGAGTGTACCTTTAGCAGCAGGATTGTCAGGATTGATGTTCGGTTATAATCCCGTAATGAGGGCAGCAAGACATTTTTTGAAAAAAGATCCGTCAAAATATATACCTGAAGACTGGGAGCAACAACAATTCAATCAAAAAATTGCCGTTATTTGTTTAGCAGGAGGCCTTGTTTCGTTTGCGGCTGGATATACAGCTATAGGTTACTTTTTTACAATTATGGTTGCACTCGCAGCGTTTATAGCCATCCTTGGATTCTGTATCGGCTGTTTCATCCGGTTCCAATGGACGAAATACAGGGCAGGAAAGCGCACATCGACTACCTAA
- a CDS encoding VanW family protein, which translates to MGHFFKGVWILLIAVFIGLAGCTQQSSEKVESKNSGAQQTEQNEDEKAKEETEQADKKPEEIKPIVIDVIEPTSQEVVRSITPVEMGYGTDDVHYKSELEKLAGELARGTETAPGFDRRMIPDKLGPDGQVIKGSPLIILEEAELVENILKASEKGGTVELPLYVTASGYETNDAANLDEVVVGKYTTYFNPAVAGRTKNIELSAQAINNVILGVGDIFSFNTTVGPSDEAHGYQPAEEIVNKKVVMGIGGGICQTSSTLFNAVDGLGVGYVEKHHHSLSVGYVPKGRDATVSYGGKDFRFENTTGVPLLLKAIVGKGSLTVEIRTSKEYETQIKKGI; encoded by the coding sequence ATGGGTCATTTTTTTAAGGGTGTATGGATTTTGTTAATAGCTGTTTTTATTGGATTGGCTGGTTGTACACAGCAAAGTTCGGAGAAAGTCGAATCTAAAAATAGCGGAGCTCAACAAACGGAGCAAAATGAGGACGAGAAAGCCAAGGAAGAAACGGAACAAGCGGATAAGAAACCCGAAGAGATTAAACCAATAGTGATTGATGTCATTGAGCCAACCTCCCAGGAGGTAGTCCGGTCCATTACACCAGTTGAAATGGGTTATGGGACTGATGATGTTCATTACAAATCAGAATTGGAGAAATTGGCTGGTGAACTGGCTCGCGGGACAGAAACTGCACCAGGATTTGACAGACGGATGATTCCGGATAAGCTCGGTCCTGATGGCCAGGTAATAAAAGGGAGTCCGCTGATCATTTTGGAGGAAGCGGAACTGGTTGAAAACATCCTCAAAGCTTCGGAAAAAGGGGGAACTGTCGAGTTGCCACTCTATGTAACGGCGAGCGGGTATGAAACCAACGATGCAGCCAATCTTGATGAAGTGGTTGTAGGTAAATATACTACTTATTTTAATCCTGCTGTTGCAGGCAGAACAAAGAATATTGAACTTTCTGCTCAAGCAATTAATAATGTCATTCTGGGAGTGGGGGATATCTTTTCATTCAATACAACTGTTGGTCCAAGTGATGAGGCCCATGGATATCAGCCAGCAGAGGAAATAGTGAATAAAAAAGTCGTCATGGGTATTGGAGGAGGTATTTGCCAGACTTCTTCAACATTATTTAATGCAGTGGATGGTCTCGGTGTGGGTTATGTGGAAAAGCATCATCATTCCCTTTCAGTAGGATATGTGCCAAAAGGAAGGGATGCAACAGTTTCTTATGGAGGCAAGGATTTTAGGTTTGAAAACACCACAGGTGTTCCATTATTGCTAAAAGCAATTGTCGGTAAAGGCAGCCTCACTGTAGAAATAAGAACTTCAAAAGAATATGAAACTCAAATAAAAAAAGGAATTTAA
- a CDS encoding IS1182 family transposase (programmed frameshift), with amino-acid sequence MFRPRRDSQNEAEFVFIEDLVPEDHFLRKVDKYIDFSFIEKKVRPFYSENNGRPSDPIMLFKMMFIGYFYGIRSERQLEREVQMNVAYRWFLGLKLNDPVLDHSTISWNRRKRFKDTNIFQEIFDEIVLLAINHKMVGGRVLFTDSTHLKANANKHKFTREEIEIETREYIEELNKAVDEDRTNHGKKPLKEREEVTETKEIRKSTTDPDCGFMSRDNKQEMFCYLDHRTTDMKFNIITDAYVTPGNVHDSVPYLSRLDRQIDRFGFKVEAVALDSGYLTNPICKGLHDRSIFGVIAHRRYQPTKGLFPKWKFTYDKEQDIYTCPNDQELVYRTTTRDGYREYKSDSKKCSECPLLKECTRSKNKQKVITRHVWEDFKEKVRLNRLSLSGKMLYKYRKEKVERSFADSKELHGLRYCRLRGLHNASEQVLLTAACQNIKKIATHLAKLG; translated from the exons ATGTTCAGACCTAGAAGAGATTCACAAAATGAAGCTGAATTTGTTTTCATTGAAGACTTGGTCCCTGAGGACCACTTTCTACGAAAGGTTGATAAGTACATAGATTTTTCTTTTATCGAGAAAAAAGTCCGTCCATTTTATTCTGAGAATAACGGTCGCCCTTCGGACCCTATTATGCTTTTTAAGATGATGTTCATTGGTTATTTTTATGGCATTCGTTCTGAACGACAATTAGAACGGGAAGTTCAGATGAATGTTGCCTACAGGTGGTTCCTGGGTTTAAAGCTGAATGATCCAGTACTAGATCATTCGACAATCAGTTGGAATCGACGAAAACGTTTTAAGGATACGAACATCTTTCAAGAGATCTTTGATGAAATTGTCCTTCTGGCCATTAATCATAAAATGGTGGGTGGAAGGGTGTTATTTACTGACTCCACTCACCTTAAAGCCAATGCAAATAAACACAAATTTACTCGTGAAGAAATCGAAATCGAGACTAGGGAATACATAGAAGAACTCAATAAAGCTGTTGATGAAGATAGAACAAACCACGGAAAAAAGC CACTAAAAGAAAGAGAGGAGGTGACAGAGACCAAGGAAATTCGAAAAAGTACAACCGATCCTGATTGTGGCTTCATGTCCAGAGATAATAAGCAGGAAATGTTCTGTTATCTGGACCACCGAACAACAGATATGAAGTTTAATATCATAACAGATGCCTATGTAACACCTGGAAATGTCCATGACTCTGTCCCTTACCTTTCTAGATTGGATCGTCAAATTGATCGTTTTGGATTTAAAGTAGAAGCTGTGGCGCTCGACTCAGGATATTTAACAAATCCAATTTGTAAAGGTCTACACGACCGAAGTATTTTTGGTGTAATTGCCCATCGGAGATATCAGCCAACAAAAGGTCTTTTCCCAAAATGGAAGTTTACATATGACAAAGAACAAGACATCTATACTTGTCCTAATGACCAAGAGTTGGTTTACCGCACCACAACAAGAGATGGATACCGTGAATATAAGTCCGACTCTAAAAAATGTTCAGAATGCCCACTCCTGAAGGAGTGCACAAGATCAAAAAATAAACAAAAGGTCATAACTCGTCATGTGTGGGAGGACTTCAAGGAAAAGGTCCGCCTAAACAGACTCTCCCTCTCCGGAAAAATGCTTTATAAATATAGAAAAGAAAAAGTCGAGCGAAGCTTCGCAGATTCGAAAGAACTGCATGGGCTTCGCTATTGCCGGTTGCGGGGCTTACACAATGCGAGTGAGCAGGTGTTACTCACCGCAGCGTGTCAGAATATAAAAAAGATCGCCACACACCTAGCCAAGCTAGGATAA
- a CDS encoding DUF1572 family protein — MAYLQVAIENFQNIKKQAETAMSQLNREQLHYSPNEESNSIAIIAKHMSGNLKSRFRDFLTSDGEKPDRDRDGEFEGSFQTIQELMDFWNEGWSVLFDTLTKLTEQDLNKTVYIRSEPHNVLEAIQRQIAHQSSHSGQIVYLAKMIKNQEWKSLSIPRGLSRQYNETMNKQSK; from the coding sequence ATGGCATATTTACAAGTAGCTATTGAAAATTTCCAGAATATAAAGAAACAAGCAGAAACGGCGATGTCTCAGCTGAATAGGGAGCAGCTGCATTATTCACCAAATGAAGAATCAAACAGTATTGCCATCATTGCCAAGCATATGAGCGGTAACCTAAAATCCAGGTTCCGTGACTTTTTGACATCTGATGGTGAAAAACCAGATCGGGACAGAGATGGTGAATTCGAGGGAAGCTTCCAAACCATTCAAGAATTAATGGATTTTTGGAATGAAGGGTGGTCAGTCCTGTTTGATACACTTACAAAACTAACGGAACAGGATTTGAATAAAACGGTTTATATACGAAGCGAGCCACATAATGTCTTAGAAGCCATTCAGCGTCAAATAGCCCACCAGTCCAGCCATTCGGGACAAATTGTTTACCTGGCGAAGATGATTAAAAATCAAGAATGGAAATCACTCAGCATACCTAGAGGTTTGTCACGGCAGTATAACGAAACAATGAACAAACAGTCGAAATAA
- a CDS encoding MATE family efflux transporter: MYQTYSTKEKIKQIFVMLIPILITQLGMFSMVFFNTIMSGKYNSSDLAGVAIGSSIWSPVFTGLSGILLAVSPIAAQRFGEKKGKEVSSILTHGIYLALIIAIVVIILGVFLLNPILNTMNLPESVHKTAYQYLTGLGYGIIPLFIFNVLRSFIYALGKTRVVMYILLMSLPINFFLNYVLIFGYWGFPELGGAGAGYATSITYYLIAAMTAGVIIKQQPFSEFVGLEYFKEFSGEQVKEILKIGVPMGLSIFFETSMFAVVTILISKFNITTIAAYQSALNIVSFLYMIPMSISMALTVLVGFEVGARRYKDAKIYSWLGIYLGAVIAIGAGLLVVLFRYKVAGFYSNEPAVIVLTGQFLVYALFFMISDAIQATALAALRGYKDVNLSFIITLIAYWLICLPVGYLLAHNTGLGASGYWVGLTIGLLGAGISLSARLIFIQKRRFRENIAEAV, translated from the coding sequence ATGTCAGGAAAATATAACTCTTCAGATCTTGCTGGCGTAGCTATCGGATCTTCAATCTGGAGTCCAGTCTTTACAGGGCTTAGTGGAATTCTGCTTGCGGTATCACCGATTGCCGCTCAGCGATTTGGTGAAAAGAAGGGTAAGGAAGTTTCATCCATCCTTACCCATGGAATTTATTTGGCTTTGATTATTGCAATAGTAGTGATCATATTAGGAGTATTCCTGCTAAATCCTATTCTAAATACCATGAATCTGCCTGAAAGTGTACATAAAACGGCATATCAATATTTGACAGGCTTGGGTTACGGCATTATTCCATTATTTATCTTTAATGTCCTAAGGTCCTTTATATATGCGCTTGGTAAAACGAGGGTGGTGATGTATATCCTGCTCATGTCTTTGCCAATCAACTTTTTCTTGAATTATGTACTGATTTTTGGGTATTGGGGCTTTCCCGAACTTGGAGGGGCCGGTGCTGGATATGCAACATCGATTACATATTACCTGATTGCAGCAATGACAGCCGGAGTCATTATAAAACAACAGCCATTCTCCGAGTTTGTAGGTCTGGAATACTTCAAGGAATTTTCAGGGGAGCAAGTGAAGGAGATTTTAAAAATAGGTGTTCCTATGGGCTTGTCTATCTTCTTTGAAACGAGTATGTTTGCTGTTGTCACAATTTTGATCAGTAAGTTTAATATCACAACGATTGCAGCCTATCAGTCAGCTTTAAATATAGTATCATTTCTCTATATGATCCCAATGAGTATTTCAATGGCGTTAACAGTACTTGTTGGGTTTGAGGTGGGGGCGCGCCGTTATAAGGATGCTAAAATCTACAGCTGGCTTGGGATTTATTTAGGTGCTGTAATTGCGATTGGCGCAGGTTTGCTAGTCGTGTTATTCCGATATAAGGTGGCAGGTTTTTATTCAAATGAACCAGCTGTTATTGTGTTAACTGGGCAATTTTTGGTTTACGCTTTATTCTTTATGATTTCAGATGCCATTCAAGCAACGGCACTTGCTGCATTGCGCGGTTATAAAGACGTAAACTTATCATTTATTATCACTTTGATTGCCTACTGGCTCATCTGTCTTCCGGTTGGTTACTTGCTAGCCCACAATACAGGGCTTGGAGCGTCAGGATATTGGGTGGGCCTAACGATCGGATTGCTGGGGGCTGGTATATCCTTATCAGCAAGATTGATTTTTATTCAAAAACGGAGATTCCGAGAAAATATCGCTGAGGCAGTATAA
- the metH gene encoding methionine synthase, which produces MSTLLTEQMKKKILIMDGAMGTMLQQANLSPDVFGGEEFDGCNEILNLTAPDVIENIHREYFLAGADIVETNTFGATSLVLEEYGIGHKAYEINKEAALIARKAADEAASPSQPRFVAGSMGPTTKTLSVTGGATFDQMSNAYEEQALGLIDGKVDMLLLETSQDLLNVKAAYTGIQRAFKQSGTELPLMISATIEPMGTTLAGQSIEAFYISVQHMNPIAIGLNCATGPEFMQEHLRSLSSLSHSAVSCYPNAGLPDEEGQYHETPDTLAQKLSDFAKQGWLNIVGGCCGTTPAHIKAISERMKERQPRLTEKNNFHMVSGIEPFIYDDPTLRPIMVGERTNVIGSRKFKRLISEGKIEEAAEIGRAQVKNGAHVIDICLADPDRDELSDMEVFIKEVVKKVKVPLVIDSTDDAVIEKALSFSQGKAIINSINLEDGEERFESVAELIHKYGAAVVVGTIDEEGMGVTAERKLEIAQRSYDLLVNKYKVPAQDLIFDPLVFPVGTGDEQYIGSAKATVDGIRMIKETFPETQTILGISNVSFGLPPVGREVLNSVFLYHCTQAGLDYAIVNTEKLERFASISPEEVRMAEELLFNTTDSTLAVFTDFYRDKKKETKSALPDLTLEERLAYYVVEGTKEGLLPDLEIALGAFPAPLDIINGPLMDGMKEVGRLFNDNQLIVAEVLQSAEVMKAAVSYLEPHMEKNDSTAAKGKVLLATVKGDVHDIGKNLVDIILSNNGYNVIDLGIKVAPTALIEAIKKEKPDIVGLSGLLVKSAQQMVLTAHDMKQAGIDLPILVGGAALSRKFTDTKIAQEYDGLVLYAKDAMNGLSIANQLREPGGYEQFVREQKEKQDTILSKQDFQVPGRKSATAVLDRPKAIAKAPIFIPQDLNRHLVKSYSLSHIEPYINQQMLLGHHLGLKGKVEKLLAESNEKAIKLHEVVQSLIREAKANDWIKPAAVYQFFPAQSDGDKLHIFNPEQQDQIIETFEFPRQEVSPGLCLADYVRPVTDGKKDYVAMFAVTAGSGIRQAAEKLKSKGEFLESHALQALALETAEGFAELLHRQIRDRWGFPDTPEMTMKDRFAAKYQGQRFSFGYPACPDLEDQKKLFNLLKPEEIGIQLTEGCMMEPEASVTAIVFSHPEARYFNVLKN; this is translated from the coding sequence ATGTCAACCTTGTTAACTGAGCAGATGAAGAAAAAAATCCTGATTATGGATGGGGCTATGGGAACGATGCTCCAGCAGGCCAATCTTTCACCGGATGTTTTTGGCGGTGAAGAATTTGATGGCTGTAATGAAATTTTGAATCTTACTGCACCAGACGTGATTGAAAATATACATCGCGAATATTTTCTTGCAGGCGCAGACATTGTAGAAACAAATACCTTCGGCGCGACTAGTTTAGTCTTGGAGGAATACGGTATAGGCCACAAAGCATATGAAATCAATAAGGAAGCTGCCCTGATTGCCAGGAAAGCCGCAGATGAGGCAGCCTCCCCTTCACAACCCCGTTTTGTCGCTGGATCAATGGGACCAACGACTAAAACATTGAGTGTAACCGGCGGTGCTACTTTCGATCAAATGTCGAATGCTTACGAAGAACAGGCCCTCGGGCTGATAGATGGCAAAGTCGATATGCTGCTGCTTGAAACAAGCCAGGATCTGCTGAATGTTAAAGCAGCCTATACTGGTATCCAGCGAGCTTTCAAACAAAGCGGAACAGAACTGCCGCTAATGATTTCTGCCACAATCGAACCAATGGGAACCACACTTGCCGGCCAATCCATTGAAGCTTTCTATATTTCAGTTCAGCATATGAATCCGATCGCCATTGGCCTGAACTGTGCAACAGGTCCGGAATTCATGCAAGAACACCTGCGCTCTCTTTCCTCCCTCTCCCATTCTGCTGTCAGCTGTTATCCTAATGCTGGGCTGCCGGATGAGGAAGGTCAATATCATGAGACACCCGATACACTTGCGCAAAAGCTTTCCGATTTTGCCAAACAAGGGTGGCTTAATATCGTGGGTGGCTGCTGCGGTACTACTCCAGCACATATTAAGGCGATTTCGGAAAGAATGAAGGAACGCCAGCCAAGGCTGACAGAAAAAAATAATTTTCATATGGTATCTGGTATTGAACCTTTTATTTATGATGATCCAACATTAAGGCCGATCATGGTTGGCGAACGGACGAATGTCATCGGATCACGAAAATTCAAGCGGTTGATTTCCGAAGGGAAAATAGAAGAAGCAGCAGAAATTGGAAGAGCTCAAGTTAAAAATGGGGCCCATGTCATCGATATTTGCCTGGCTGACCCGGACAGAGATGAACTGAGTGATATGGAAGTGTTCATTAAGGAAGTTGTTAAAAAGGTGAAGGTTCCGCTTGTGATTGATTCAACTGATGATGCAGTCATTGAAAAAGCCCTAAGCTTTTCACAGGGTAAGGCGATTATTAATTCCATCAATCTGGAAGATGGAGAAGAACGCTTTGAGTCTGTCGCTGAATTGATTCACAAATATGGTGCTGCAGTAGTAGTCGGCACGATTGATGAAGAAGGTATGGGTGTTACGGCAGAGAGGAAGCTGGAGATAGCCCAGCGCTCATATGATCTGCTTGTCAATAAATATAAGGTGCCAGCACAGGATTTGATTTTTGATCCGCTCGTCTTCCCTGTCGGCACCGGGGATGAGCAATATATAGGTTCAGCAAAAGCTACAGTCGACGGTATCAGGATGATCAAGGAAACTTTTCCGGAGACACAGACTATCCTGGGAATTAGCAATGTTTCCTTTGGTTTGCCTCCCGTGGGTCGAGAAGTATTGAACTCTGTTTTTCTTTATCACTGCACTCAGGCTGGTCTTGACTATGCAATTGTGAATACTGAAAAGCTCGAGCGTTTTGCTTCAATAAGTCCTGAAGAAGTTAGGATGGCTGAGGAGTTGTTATTTAACACAACAGATTCGACACTTGCAGTATTCACTGATTTTTATCGGGATAAAAAGAAAGAAACAAAAAGCGCCCTGCCCGACCTTACTCTGGAAGAAAGGCTGGCCTATTATGTTGTAGAAGGTACGAAGGAAGGCCTGCTCCCCGACCTGGAGATAGCCCTGGGTGCTTTCCCTGCCCCGCTCGATATTATTAACGGTCCATTAATGGACGGGATGAAAGAAGTGGGCAGACTGTTCAATGACAATCAATTGATTGTTGCTGAAGTCCTACAGAGTGCAGAGGTGATGAAAGCTGCAGTCTCTTATCTTGAGCCGCATATGGAGAAGAATGATTCAACCGCTGCAAAGGGAAAAGTCCTTCTGGCTACAGTAAAAGGCGATGTTCATGATATTGGAAAGAACCTTGTTGATATCATCCTGAGCAACAATGGATATAATGTCATCGACCTTGGGATCAAAGTTGCACCTACTGCCCTGATTGAGGCAATTAAAAAGGAAAAGCCAGACATAGTCGGTCTTTCGGGTCTGCTTGTAAAATCTGCACAGCAAATGGTATTAACCGCACATGATATGAAGCAAGCAGGCATAGACCTTCCTATACTCGTCGGAGGCGCTGCCCTTTCAAGGAAGTTCACGGATACAAAAATCGCACAAGAATATGATGGATTGGTCCTTTATGCGAAAGATGCCATGAATGGCCTTTCTATTGCGAACCAACTGCGTGAACCTGGAGGCTATGAACAATTTGTGAGGGAACAAAAGGAAAAGCAGGATACAATATTGAGCAAGCAAGACTTCCAAGTGCCAGGGAGAAAATCAGCTACCGCTGTTCTGGATCGCCCAAAAGCTATTGCAAAGGCACCTATATTTATACCGCAGGATCTGAATAGGCATCTCGTAAAATCATACTCCCTTTCACACATCGAGCCCTATATCAACCAGCAGATGCTGTTAGGACATCACCTTGGACTGAAAGGAAAAGTAGAAAAATTGCTGGCTGAATCAAATGAAAAGGCAATCAAGCTGCATGAGGTTGTGCAATCTCTGATAAGAGAAGCAAAAGCAAACGATTGGATCAAGCCTGCCGCCGTCTATCAGTTCTTCCCTGCCCAGTCGGATGGGGATAAACTGCATATTTTCAACCCTGAGCAACAGGACCAGATCATTGAAACCTTTGAGTTCCCACGCCAGGAGGTTTCTCCTGGTCTTTGTCTCGCAGATTACGTACGCCCTGTTACAGACGGAAAAAAGGATTATGTAGCGATGTTCGCGGTAACCGCAGGATCAGGAATCCGACAGGCTGCAGAAAAGCTGAAAAGCAAAGGTGAATTCCTGGAAAGTCACGCCCTTCAAGCCCTTGCTCTTGAAACTGCCGAAGGTTTTGCAGAGTTGCTTCATCGCCAAATACGAGATCGCTGGGGATTTCCAGACACACCGGAAATGACAATGAAGGATCGATTTGCGGCTAAATACCAGGGTCAGCGTTTTTCCTTCGGATACCCTGCCTGTCCAGATTTGGAAGATCAAAAGAAGCTGTTCAACCTCCTCAAGCCAGAGGAAATCGGCATACAATTGACCGAAGGCTGCATGATGGAACCCGAAGCTTCGGTAACGGCCATTGTATTCTCACATCCGGAAGCCAGGTATTTCAATGTATTGAAGAATTAG
- a CDS encoding bifunctional homocysteine S-methyltransferase/methylenetetrahydrofolate reductase translates to MSFLKRLENEILIADGAIGTLLHSYGAGTCFEELSISQPDAIERIHKAYIAAGADLIQTNTYAANYIKLERYGLEDHVKEINSAAVRLARLAAGNEAYVLGTIGGNRGIRPSAIPIEEIKRSFREQLYCLLLEGVDGLLLETFYDMEEIETVLEIARKETDLPIIAQVSLQEIGIMQDQTPLQVVFNRLEDFGADIVGLNCRLGPHHMISSLEQIELPSKPFLSAYPNAGLPAYTDGKFHYEGDPEYFKKAAHSFRDQGVRLIGGCCGTTPEHIKAFADELKGLQPVTEKKKAVKRARVVVSPVDIKRQEAPLQEVVKERPSVIVELDSPRKLDTTRFFEGAKALKESGIDALTLADNSLASPRISNAAIGHLVKEKIGMRPLVHLTCRDRNIIGLQSHLMGLHTLGLHDVLAVTGDPARVGDFPGASSVFDVSSFELIEMIKQFNSGLSYSGKDLGQKGAFSIGAAFNPNVRSLDKAVMRMEKKIRAGADYFITQPVYSEKMLLDVHEATKHLNTPVYIGLMPLTSSRNAEFLHNEVPGIKISQEILDIMAKFNNEPLQSKKEGIAITKGLIEAAAELFNGIYLITPFMNYEMSVELSCYAKEYSSLLQRRKQNVNLVN, encoded by the coding sequence ATGAGTTTCCTGAAAAGATTGGAAAATGAAATTTTAATTGCAGATGGTGCAATCGGTACTCTCCTCCATTCCTATGGAGCTGGCACATGCTTCGAAGAATTAAGTATTTCACAGCCTGATGCCATAGAAAGGATCCATAAGGCGTATATAGCTGCTGGTGCTGACCTGATCCAGACGAATACATATGCAGCCAATTATATAAAACTAGAAAGATATGGACTTGAAGACCACGTGAAGGAAATTAATAGCGCCGCAGTTCGGCTCGCTCGTCTGGCTGCAGGAAATGAAGCTTATGTCCTTGGAACAATTGGCGGCAATCGCGGCATCAGGCCTTCTGCAATTCCGATTGAAGAAATTAAACGAAGCTTCAGGGAGCAGCTCTATTGCCTTCTTCTTGAAGGGGTTGACGGGCTCTTGCTAGAAACTTTTTATGATATGGAAGAAATAGAAACAGTTCTCGAAATCGCTAGAAAGGAAACAGATTTGCCGATAATCGCCCAGGTTTCACTTCAGGAAATTGGAATTATGCAGGACCAGACCCCTCTTCAGGTGGTTTTCAATAGACTAGAAGACTTCGGTGCTGATATTGTAGGACTTAACTGCAGACTTGGACCGCACCATATGATTTCGAGCCTGGAGCAGATCGAGCTTCCATCAAAGCCCTTCCTTTCTGCGTACCCAAATGCTGGGCTCCCAGCCTATACCGATGGAAAGTTCCATTATGAGGGAGACCCCGAATATTTCAAAAAAGCCGCCCACAGCTTCCGGGACCAGGGAGTCAGGCTTATCGGGGGCTGTTGCGGAACAACACCTGAACATATCAAAGCATTTGCTGACGAATTAAAGGGACTGCAGCCAGTTACAGAAAAGAAAAAGGCTGTAAAAAGAGCCAGGGTAGTCGTTTCTCCTGTTGATATTAAAAGGCAAGAAGCCCCGCTTCAGGAAGTAGTAAAAGAACGGCCTTCTGTCATTGTCGAGCTGGACTCTCCGCGAAAGCTAGACACGACAAGATTTTTTGAAGGAGCGAAGGCCTTAAAAGAATCTGGAATAGACGCTCTGACTCTGGCGGATAATTCTCTAGCTTCACCAAGAATATCCAATGCAGCTATCGGCCATCTTGTCAAAGAAAAAATCGGCATGCGCCCGCTGGTGCACCTGACATGCCGGGACCGGAATATTATTGGTCTTCAGTCACATTTAATGGGCCTGCACACACTTGGCCTTCATGATGTCTTAGCAGTGACAGGCGACCCTGCTCGTGTTGGGGATTTTCCTGGAGCCTCTTCAGTTTTTGATGTATCTTCCTTCGAATTAATCGAGATGATCAAACAATTCAACTCAGGCCTCTCGTACTCGGGTAAGGATTTGGGCCAGAAGGGCGCTTTTTCTATCGGTGCAGCTTTTAATCCGAATGTTCGCTCCCTCGACAAGGCTGTCATGAGGATGGAAAAGAAAATTCGTGCCGGAGCCGATTACTTTATTACCCAGCCGGTTTATTCAGAAAAGATGCTTCTGGATGTTCATGAAGCAACAAAACATCTCAATACGCCTGTTTATATAGGGCTCATGCCACTGACTAGCAGCAGGAATGCTGAATTCCTTCATAATGAAGTTCCCGGAATCAAGATTTCACAGGAAATCCTTGATATCATGGCGAAATTCAATAATGAACCGCTTCAGTCCAAGAAGGAAGGCATAGCTATCACAAAAGGCTTGATTGAGGCTGCTGCAGAGTTATTCAATGGTATCTATTTAATTACACCTTTCATGAATTATGAGATGAGTGTCGAGCTATCATGCTATGCAAAAGAATACAGCAGCCTTCTACAGAGGAGGAAACAAAATGTCAACCTTGTTAACTGA